The Arthrobacter sp. PM3 genome contains the following window.
GGCAGGTCCGCCGGCAGCCCGGCGGCGGCGCGTTCGCCGTCGTCGGCCGCGCGGTAGTACTTCCAGCCGGTCCGCGCCGCCGCCTCGGCGCCGGAGAGCACGACGCCGGCGCCCGGGTGCCAGCGCAGCAGCTGGCCCGGCTTCTGGGTGTAGTAGGTGAAGAGGAAGTCCTCCACCGGGTGCTTCCGCCCGGCCGAGCGGCGTTCAAGGTAGGGGTCGGCGTAGCGGCGGACACGCTGCTGATGGGCTGCCTGGCGCGGCAGCCACTCGTCCTGCGGGAGATGCAAGGTTCTAGCTCGCCCCTGCCGAGGAGCCCAGGACATCCTTGGCGGCGTTCCATGCGGCGATTTCACAGCCGTCCTTCTTGCTGTAGCTCGCCTGGACCGCCTTGCCGTCCACGACGCCGGTGATGGTCGCCGTTTCCGGGCCGCCGTACTGCTGGGTGCAGACCCGGTCCTTGCCGGCCGGGACGGGGGCGAGGATGGCCGGGTTCTTCTTGATGGCCGCGCAGGCCGCAGCCGGATTGGGATGCTGGCTTTCGGCTGCGGGTACCCCGTTTTGGCAGACCAGCGTGAAGCTGGTGGCCGGGCCGGTTTCGGTCGGCTTGATCATGATCGCGAGCTCGGCGTTGCCCTGGCCCGGTCCGGACGGCAAGGGCGTCGCGGACGGTGACGGTGCCGCCGCCGTCGTCTCGGTGTCCGGCGACGGCGACCCGCTCGGGACCCCGGGTGAGGTGCTCGTGGAGGTGGCCGACGTCGAACTTCCTGTGGGGGAGGGGGAGGGGCCGCCGTTCGGCGTGCAAGCGGCCAGTCCGGCCACGGCCATCAGCGCGGCCGTCAGAACTAGTGCCGGGTGGCCCGATTGCGTGCGCATCAGCAATCCTCCTCTGTTTCGCCCAGTCTACCGCCGGGGCGCATCTTCCGACCCGGGCCGTGTGGCCGCGATCAGGTCCATCATGGACGCGTGCAGCCGGCCGACCTCTTCGCGGGTCAGCCCCAGCCGCGCCATCATGATCCCAGGGACGGCGGTGGCCTGCTCCCGGAGGGCGGCTCCGCGCGGAGTCAGCCGGACATCCAGGGTGCGCTCGTTGCCCTCCATCCGCTGGCGCGTGATGAATCCGGCGGTCTCGAGCCGGCGCAGCAGCGGCGAGATGGTGGCCGGTTCCTGGGCCAGGGCGTCGCTGATGTCACGGACGGACCGCGGGCTGGCTTCCCAGAGGCACAGCATGACGAGGTACTGCGGGTGGGTCAGGCCGAGTTTGTCCAGGACGGGCTTGTAGGCGCCCACGACGCTTCGGGAGGCTACGGTCAGCGCGAAGCACAGCTGCTGTTCCAGGAGGAGGTCGTCCTGCGCAGCCCGGGAGTCCGGGGATTCCGGGGCTCCGTTTACCGGGCGTGCTGCCTGGGCTCCGGGAGTTTGTTCGGTCACATCGGCTCCTTCCAAAGGTTAGTGCACTAATGATTAGCGTACACTGGGATGAGTGTCTTGTTCCCCAGGAAAGGATAGCCATGGCCAAGGAGAATGCCGCCGAGAGGTTCATGCGGGCCACCGGGAAGCTGCGGGCCATTTTCGGCCCGGCCAACCGCAGTGAGCTCGGCCATGAGATGACGGAGCAGAACCGGCGGCTGCTGGCGATGCGGCAGGCCGAGACCGAGCAGTGGGAGACCGTCCACCGGCCCGACGGCAGCACCTATGTGGTGCCCCGCAACCCGGAGGACAAGTCGCTGCGCTAGCCGCGATGCCCCGCATTTCCGCCCGGGCCATTTGCCGCCGTCGGGCGTAAAATGAGGGCACTGACACACCGTTGTGCAGCATCCTGAACCACCCGCGACGAAGAAAGGGGGTGGGACAAGTGACACGTGCAGTAAAAGCTTTCATGGATAAGACCGACAAGCTTCGGCTCCTGTTCGGACCCGCGAACCGGGGCGACACCGCGGCGCCTGTGGTTCACCGCCATGACGATTTCGAGCACGCCTCGGAAGATGACCTGGCAGGCTTCGAAGTCGAGACGGACTCGCACGGGCACCACTACGCTGTCCGGAAGACGGACCTCGGGAAAGAGGCGGTCTGACGGCCGCGCCCCGGCCCCGGACGTGGCGAACCAACGGCACGAAAAAGGGAGCGGCTCACGCCGCTCCCTTTTTAGTGCCGTTTTTGGTGGCTGCCGCTTAGCGGCCGGTGCCGCCGTAGACAGTGGCCTCGTCCTCGCTGTCCAGGTCGAAGGCCTTGTGGATGGCGCGGACGGCGTCGTCGAGCAGGTCGGCGTGGGTGACCACCGAGATGCGGATCTCCGAGGTGGAGATCATGTTGATGTTGATGCCGGCCTCGGAGAGGGCCGCGAAGAAGCGCGCGGACACGCCCGGGTGCGAACGCATGCCGGCGCCGATCAGCGACAGCTTGCCGATCTTTTCGTTGTATTCGATACTCTCAAAGCCGATCCGGTCCTGCGCGGCGTGCAGCGCGGCCAGGGCCTCGGCACCCTCGACGATCGGGAGGGTGAAGGAGATGTCGGTCCGGCCCGTGCCGTGGGTGGAGACGTTCTGGACGATCATGTCGATGTTGGAGTGCGCATCCGCGATCACCTGGAAGATCGCCGCAGCCTTGCCGGGGATGTCCGGGACGCCGACCACCGTGACTTTGGCTTCGGAACGGTCGTGTGCAACACCGGAGATGATTGGCTGCTCCAAGGCAACTCCCTCTTGGGTCGTGATCTTGTCATCGGCGCCGGGCAGGACCCAGGTGCCTTCATTCTGGCTGAACGAGGAACGGACGTGCAACGGGACCCCGAAGCGGCGGGCGTACTCGACGCAGCGCAGGTGCAGGATTTTGGCGCCCGAGGCCGCCAGTTCCAGCATTTCCTCGCTGGAGATGCGGTCGATCTTCTTCGCGGACGGGACGACCCGCGGGTCGGCCGTGTAGACGCCGTCGACGTCGGTGAAGATCTCGCACACATCGGCGTCCAGTGCCGCCGCGAGGGCCACCGCCGTCGTGTCCGAACCGCCGCGGCCGAGCGTCGTGATCTCGTTGGTGGTGCGGCTCATGCCCTGGAAGCCGGCGACGATCGCGATGTGCCCCTTGTCCAGGGCGGTGCGGATGCGGTGCGGGTCGACGTCGATGATGCGGGCTTTGCCGTGGATGCCGTCGGTGATCATGCCGGCCTGGGAGCCGGTGAACGACTGGGCCGAGGCGCCGAACTTGTTGATGGCCATGGCCAGCAGCGCCATGGAGATGCGTTCGCCGGCAGAAAGGAGCATGTCCATTTCGCGGGCCGGGGCGGAATCGGTCACCTGGCCGGCGAGGTCGAGGAGCTCATCAGTGGTGTCACCCATGGCGGAGACGACCACCACCACTTCATCGCCGGCGTTGTGGGCATCCACAACCCGCCGGGCGACGCGCTTGATGCCTTCTGCGTCCGCCACCGAGGAGCCGCCAAACTTCTTCACGACAAGGTGCTTGGTGGTGGCGGCCGTGACGGGCAGCGTCTGCGGCTGCGATCCGGGCTGGACTTCGGTCGTGGGCAAACTCATTCGCGCACCCTCACTGGATCATCGGGGTTCTGGGCCAGGCAACCAAACGGCGCGACGGCGTAACTTCTCAGCCCAGTTTATCGCCGCGCACCCTGCACCGCTGAATTGTGACCGAATGGCAGACACCCCGCTGCTCCCTCCTCACGGGACATGCTCATTTTTGGCGGTGACGAGTGGGCATAGGGGTGCTATGTCCAGTGGTGGGGCCCGCCGCGGGGCATGTCCCGTGGGCTGGCTGGGACGGTCCGTGGGACATGCTCATTTTTGGCGGTGACGGGTGGGCATAGGGGTGCTATGTCCAGTGCTGGGGCCCGCCGCTGAGCATGTCCCGTGGGCTGGGCAGGGCCTCGATGCTAGTGCGGTGCGACCACGGCAAATTCCATGGTCCGGTCCTTCAGCTCAGCGCGTTCCGCCGTCCCTCGAAAGCCCTCCCCAGGGTGACTTCGTCGGCGTATTCCAGGTCCCCGCCGACCGGCAGACCGGACGCAAGCCGGGTGACGGCGACCCCGATCGACTTGAGCATCCGGGCCAGGTAGGTGGCCGTCGCCTCACCCTCGAGGTTGGGGTCGGTGGCGATGATGATTTCCTGGATGGCGCCGTCGTTGAGCCGGATGAGCAGTTCACGGATCCGGAGCTGTTCCGGCCCGACACCGGCGATCGGGTTAATCGCGCCCCCGAGGACGTGGTACCTGCCCCGGAACGACCGTGTGCGTTCCACCGCCAGCACGTCCTTGGACTCTTCCACGACACAGATCACGGAGGGATCCCGGCGCGGGTCACGGCAGATGTTGCACAGGTCCTGCTCCGTTACGTTTCCGCAGACACTGCAGAATTTGACCCGCTCCTTGACGGTGGTGATGGCGTCGACGAGCCGCTTCATGTCCTGCGGATCGGCCTCAAGGATGTGGAAGGCCAGCCGCTGGGCAGATTTAGGTCCGACGCCGGGTAGGCGCCCGAGCTCGTCGATCAGCTCTTGAACCGCACCTTCGTACACAATGTCCTCGTTCGTTTGGGGTGGGGCCGGGGCCAGCCGGCAGGAGGTGGGCTAGAAGCGTGGCGGCAGCGGGCTTCCGTCCAAGGACCGCTCTTCAACGAGTTTTCCGCCGAGAATGCGCTCGACGGCGGCCCGGCCGAAAACGCCCGACTCCTCGATCGTTTCGTCGTCGGCGCTCGGAACGTCCTGGACATAGGCGGCAGCCGCGGCAGCCGCCCGGGCGGGGGCTTTGGCCCGGCCGGCCTCGGCTTCCGGACTGTTGGACAGCCGCTGATACAGGCTCTGCCTGCCGGTCGTCGCGGCGGCTTCGGCAACCGCCGTCGCCTGAACCGCATTCGCCTGAACCGGGGGCGCTGCCGGGGCGGCAACGGCCGAAGACTGCGGGACAGCCCGCGCACCGGCCGGTGCCGCGGCAGGCTCAAGGCGGCCGACGTGCTCCGCCGCCGTCCCCGACGGGCCGGACACGACGCCGGCGTACTCCGGGATCTGGGCCGCGGCCGGCTCGTAGTGCACGGGTGCCGGCTGGGGCTCCGGCGCCGGCGGCGCAGGATCCGGCGTGCCGTACCGGCCGACGTTGGATTCCTTGCCGACCGTCCAGATGCCGGGCGACTCTTCGATGGCGCGCGCCCACGGGTCGGCGGGTGCGTCCGGGCCTTCGGGGGACCTGCGGGCGGCGGAACCGCCGTCGCCGGATCCTGCCGGGGCAGGGGACTTTCGCGCCGGGGCGGGGGCTGCTGGCTCGGCGCGCCGCGGGATGGGGGCCGGGGACGGGTCCCAGTCCATGGGCGGCTCTTCGTCCAGCGGCGGGGCATCCTCATCCAGGGGCGGGCCCCAGTCATCATCGGGGTAGGCGTAGGAACCTGTCTGTTCCGCAGGGCCGTCCGACGGTGTGGGCCGGGACGGTGCGGGTGGGGACACAAGCGGCTGGGGTGCCGCGGGCTGGCGTTCCGCGGTCTGCCCGCCCCGGGCCGGGGGCTCGGCGTCAAAGTCGGGGGCACGGTGCTCCACTGCGGGCGGGGCGCTGGTCGCCGGAGCTCCGGGTTCGGCGGAGGCGGGGGCGGGCGGCCTCACGGTCGAGGCGGCGTCCGGAACGTGCGCCCGGGCCGGGGCCTCGGGCGGGACTGCACCAGTGTGTGCCGCCGGCGGTGCGGCAGCGGCCGGAGCCAGCCCCCAGGCGACGTCGGCAGAGGACGCCGGGATTTCCCGGCTAGCGGGCGCTTTTGGGTTTGGCTCAGCGCTCGCTGCACTGCTGTTGCCGCCGGCGACGGCGCGGATCTGGCAGTCGATGCCGATCGTTTTGTGGATGGCCTGCCGGAGGTTGTCGGCGTGGTCGGCCCGCCCGAAGGCGCCCGCCAGCCCGGCCGTGGTGAATGCGAGCGTCAGGACGTGGTCCTCGAAGTGGCCGACCTGGGCGTTGGGCTCCACGAGCGCCCACGTGCTGCGCTTGATCTTGGTCAGCGTCTGCAGGATGTCGGGCCAGGCACGGCGCAGGACCTCGACGTCGGCTCCGGAACCCGACACCGGGGCGGGGGCGGCGGTGGCAGGGGTTGCGGCTGGAGCGACGGCGGCCGGGGCGGGCTCGGACCGCACGGGGGCGGACGGGGAAAGTTCGGGCGCAGCGGGTGCGGCCGGCTCGGCGGCCCGGGCCGCGGCCGGCGCGGGACCGGGCTCGCGCTTGCCGGCCGCCGGCTCGTCGACGGGCCAGTCGCTCGTGCTGAGCCGCGGCGCTGTCAGCGGTTCCCTGACGGGTTCGGCCTGCCGCGCCGGCTCGGCCTGCCGCGCCGGCTCGGGCTGCCGCGCAGGCTCGGGGGACGCAACCGGCTGCGGAGCCGGCGGCTGATCGGCCTGCGCCGGCGAGGGGTGGGCGGCCGCAGCGGCCCCGGCAGGGGGAGCTCCGACGTCGTTCCCGGCATAGTTAAGGCGCCGCTCGACGCGGTCGATCCGGGCGGCGATGCCGCGCTCGGTCTGTTCGGAGCTGGGCAGCAGGATGCGGGCGCACAGGAGCTCCAGGTGCAGGCGCGGCGAGGTGGCACCGGTCATGTCGGTGAGGGCGGTGTTGGTGACGTCCGCGGCGCGGGAGAGCTCGGCCGCGCCGAGGTTGTGGGCCTGGTTCTGCATCCGGGCGATCTGGTCCGCCGGCATGCCGCGCAGGATGGACTGGGCGCTCTCGGGCATCGCCTGGACGATGATGAGGTCGCGGAAGCGCTCCAGAAGGTCCTCGACAAAGCGGCGGGGGTCGTGGCCGGTCTGGATGACACGGTCCACGGCACGGAAGACTGTGGCGGCGTCGGACGCGGCGACGGCTTCGACGACGTCGTCCAGCAGGGACGCGTGCGTGTAGCCCAAGAGGGCGACCGCGAGCTCGTAGTCCAGGCCGTTCGGGCCGGCGCCGGCCATGAGCTGGTCCAGCACAGAGAGGGAGTCGCGGACCGAACCTCCGCCGGCGCGGATGACGAGCGAGAGCACGCCGGGGGCGACGGGGACGTTCTCCTGGGTGCAGAGCAGCTCCAGGTACGCCATCAGCGGCTCCGGCGGCACCAACCGGAAGGGGTAGTGGTGTGTGCGGGAACGGATGGTGCCGATCACCTTGTCCGGCTCCGTCGTGGCGAAGATGAACTTGATGTGCTCCGGCGGCTCTTCGACGATCTTGAGCAGGGCGTTGAAACCGGCCGAAGTGACCATGTGGGCTTCGTCGATGATGAAGATCTTGTACCGGTCCCGGACCGGGGCGTAGGTGGCGCGCTCGCGGAGGTCGCGGGCGTCGTCCACGCCGCCGTGGCTGGCGGCGTCGATCTCGATCACGTCGAGGGAGCCGGCGCCGCCGCGGGCGAGTTCGACACAGCTCGGGCACTTGCCGCAGGCGGTGTCCGTGGGGCCCTCGGCGCAGTTCAGGCACCGGGCCAGGATGCGGGCGGAGGTGGTTTTGCCGCAGCCGCGGGGGCCGGAAAAAAGGTACGCGTGGTTGACGCGGTTCTTGCGCAGGGCCGTCATGAGGGGCTGGGTGACGTGCTCCTGCCCGATGACGTCCGCGAAGGAATCGGGGCGGTATCTACGGTAGAGGGCAGTAGTAACAGTCACAGATAAACCCTACCAATCGGCACAGACATAAAAGACCCCTCATGCACCCGCCAGAGCCCGTTTACCCTTGCTACCTTCCGGTCCTGGGGGAGTTCAACAGGATGACGCCACATGAGGGGCCGTCAGCAAGTTTACCCGACGTTTGGGTGTGCCCCGAATCGGTCCGGTTCCCGCCTGCCCCCGGCGGGGGACATGCTCATTTTTCGCGGCGGCGGATGGGCAGATTGGGCCTATGTCCAGTCCTTGTGCGGAGCGTGGGGCATGTCCCCTGTGGGAGGGGTCCCGCGGGCGCGGGCATCGTGGAGCATGCTCATTTTTCGCGGGCACGGAGGGACAGATTGGGACTATGTCCAGTCCTTGTGCGGAGCGGGGGGCATGTCCCCCGGAGAAGCCCCGGTCCGGGGGGCGGAGGGGCCAATTGGGCGAAGCCGGAAAGTTCAGGTATTCTAGTATCTGCTTTTGATTCAGAAGCAACTGGAGAATTCGCCTAGCGGCCTATGGCGCACGCCTGGAACGCGTGTTGGGTTAACGCCCTCGGGGGTTCAAATCCCCCATTCTCCGCGGTTGGCCCCGGTCCTCGGACCGGGGCCTTTTTGCGTCCCGCCGGCACTGTCCTCCCGGCGCTGGCCTCCGGGGCTCTATGCCACGGCGGCCACCCTGCCCCGGCGGCCAGTGCAGCAAAGGCGGCCACCCTGCCCCGGCGGCCAGTGCAGCCACGGCGGCCACCCTGCCCCGGCGGCCAGTGCAGCAACGGCGGCCATGGCAAGCGTGGCGGCCCCCGTCACCCGGACGTCCCGCCCGGTTCAGGCCGCGTAGCCCAGGCGGCGCAGACGCGTCCGTGCCGCCTGTTCGCTGGGCCCCGTCCGGCCCAGGGCAAGATGCACGATGCCCAGGGTCACCCGGGTTGCCAGCCTCACCGGCAACCGGACCGGGCCCAGCCGCGCCGTCCGGAGGCCGAGCAGTTCGCGGTACCGGGGTTCGAGACTTGCCACGGCGGCCGCGAACAGCACCCGGTATCCGGGTCGGAGTGCCGGGTGGAGGGGCGGGTCCCGGATGAACGCCACTGTTTCGGCGACTCGCTCGTCATAGCGCAGTTCGCCGTCGCAGTACCAGCGGTCCAGTTGCTGCCGCATTTCTGCCTCGCTCAACGGCGGGGAGTCCACACCCATGAGCCGGCCGGCCTGCGCCCACTCGCGGACATAGGCGTCCGGTCCGCCCGGAATCGGCCGTCCCCACAGTTTGTGGGCGGAGAGGAAGGCATCGGTGAAGGCAATGTGGACCCAGCGCACCAGCTCGGGATCATTGGCCGCGTACTCGCGCCTGACGCCATGACCGTCCACGAATTCTCCCCGGACCCTCTCGTGGAGCCGCAGCACCCAGCCCGACGCGGCGCGGGCTGCCTCGGTGGAACCGTAGGAAACGGTGAAGATCCAGCGGATGGTGCCCGCCAGTCGGCCCAGCGGATCTTCGCGGAATCGGGAGTGATCATGCACCCCGGCCAGCGCTCCGGGATGGAGCGACTGCATCAGCAGGGCCCGGATTCCCGCCACGATGGTTGGCATGTCCCCGTGGACGGCCCAGACCGCCGAGCCCGGCAGGTGATAGCCGGCGTCGTCCCCCTCGGCCAGGCGCGGCACCCACTCCGGCACGGCGTCGCGCGTCCCGGTAAACGTCTGTTTGAGTTCGGACTGCCATTCCCTGAGGACATTGCGCATCCTCCATTCTTACCCGGCTCCCGGGTACCAGGCACCTGCAATTCCGGGGCGGACTACTGGGCCGTCACCGGTGCATTACTGGGGTCACCCCCGGTTCTCGCTCAAGGGCCGCAAAAGGGGCTCGACGGCGGTTCACAGGGCCGCCGGACTGTGGTCACATAGGGGGATGGGTCCGTGCGGATTGGGGTCTGGCGGACATGTATTGCTGGGAGTCACATCGTGGGAAAACACTGGGGAAACTCAACGAGTGAGCAGTCAACCGGGGCGCGGACCATAGCCGTGCGCTGCGTTTCTGGCGGTCTGTGCCTGTCCCTGGCCGTGCTGACGTTCGGCGGCTTTCAGGGCCTGAGCTCAAGCGCGGGCAGGAGTGCGGCCGAGGCGCGGCCCGCCAGCGGCGCCGTCGGACCGCAAACCCTGGATCCTCAAGCTTCGCCGGCACCGGCCGCAGCCTCCGTGACCGCCGGTGCCTTCACAGCCGATGCCCTGGCGCTCCTGGCTTTCAGCCGGACCACCGTCGACACGGCGACCAGGGACGGGGTCGGGGGAGAAC
Protein-coding sequences here:
- a CDS encoding aspartate kinase; its protein translation is MSLPTTEVQPGSQPQTLPVTAATTKHLVVKKFGGSSVADAEGIKRVARRVVDAHNAGDEVVVVVSAMGDTTDELLDLAGQVTDSAPAREMDMLLSAGERISMALLAMAINKFGASAQSFTGSQAGMITDGIHGKARIIDVDPHRIRTALDKGHIAIVAGFQGMSRTTNEITTLGRGGSDTTAVALAAALDADVCEIFTDVDGVYTADPRVVPSAKKIDRISSEEMLELAASGAKILHLRCVEYARRFGVPLHVRSSFSQNEGTWVLPGADDKITTQEGVALEQPIISGVAHDRSEAKVTVVGVPDIPGKAAAIFQVIADAHSNIDMIVQNVSTHGTGRTDISFTLPIVEGAEALAALHAAQDRIGFESIEYNEKIGKLSLIGAGMRSHPGVSARFFAALSEAGININMISTSEIRISVVTHADLLDDAVRAIHKAFDLDSEDEATVYGGTGR
- a CDS encoding DNA polymerase III subunit gamma and tau, whose protein sequence is MTVTTALYRRYRPDSFADVIGQEHVTQPLMTALRKNRVNHAYLFSGPRGCGKTTSARILARCLNCAEGPTDTACGKCPSCVELARGGAGSLDVIEIDAASHGGVDDARDLRERATYAPVRDRYKIFIIDEAHMVTSAGFNALLKIVEEPPEHIKFIFATTEPDKVIGTIRSRTHHYPFRLVPPEPLMAYLELLCTQENVPVAPGVLSLVIRAGGGSVRDSLSVLDQLMAGAGPNGLDYELAVALLGYTHASLLDDVVEAVAASDAATVFRAVDRVIQTGHDPRRFVEDLLERFRDLIIVQAMPESAQSILRGMPADQIARMQNQAHNLGAAELSRAADVTNTALTDMTGATSPRLHLELLCARILLPSSEQTERGIAARIDRVERRLNYAGNDVGAPPAGAAAAAHPSPAQADQPPAPQPVASPEPARQPEPARQAEPARQAEPVREPLTAPRLSTSDWPVDEPAAGKREPGPAPAAARAAEPAAPAAPELSPSAPVRSEPAPAAVAPAATPATAAPAPVSGSGADVEVLRRAWPDILQTLTKIKRSTWALVEPNAQVGHFEDHVLTLAFTTAGLAGAFGRADHADNLRQAIHKTIGIDCQIRAVAGGNSSAASAEPNPKAPASREIPASSADVAWGLAPAAAAPPAAHTGAVPPEAPARAHVPDAASTVRPPAPASAEPGAPATSAPPAVEHRAPDFDAEPPARGGQTAERQPAAPQPLVSPPAPSRPTPSDGPAEQTGSYAYPDDDWGPPLDEDAPPLDEEPPMDWDPSPAPIPRRAEPAAPAPARKSPAPAGSGDGGSAARRSPEGPDAPADPWARAIEESPGIWTVGKESNVGRYGTPDPAPPAPEPQPAPVHYEPAAAQIPEYAGVVSGPSGTAAEHVGRLEPAAAPAGARAVPQSSAVAAPAAPPVQANAVQATAVAEAAATTGRQSLYQRLSNSPEAEAGRAKAPARAAAAAAAYVQDVPSADDETIEESGVFGRAAVERILGGKLVEERSLDGSPLPPRF
- a CDS encoding SSI family serine proteinase inhibitor is translated as MRTQSGHPALVLTAALMAVAGLAACTPNGGPSPSPTGSSTSATSTSTSPGVPSGSPSPDTETTAAAPSPSATPLPSGPGQGNAELAIMIKPTETGPATSFTLVCQNGVPAAESQHPNPAAACAAIKKNPAILAPVPAGKDRVCTQQYGGPETATITGVVDGKAVQASYSKKDGCEIAAWNAAKDVLGSSAGAS
- the recR gene encoding recombination mediator RecR; its protein translation is MYEGAVQELIDELGRLPGVGPKSAQRLAFHILEADPQDMKRLVDAITTVKERVKFCSVCGNVTEQDLCNICRDPRRDPSVICVVEESKDVLAVERTRSFRGRYHVLGGAINPIAGVGPEQLRIRELLIRLNDGAIQEIIIATDPNLEGEATATYLARMLKSIGVAVTRLASGLPVGGDLEYADEVTLGRAFEGRRNALS
- a CDS encoding MarR family winged helix-turn-helix transcriptional regulator, which translates into the protein MEQQLCFALTVASRSVVGAYKPVLDKLGLTHPQYLVMLCLWEASPRSVRDISDALAQEPATISPLLRRLETAGFITRQRMEGNERTLDVRLTPRGAALREQATAVPGIMMARLGLTREEVGRLHASMMDLIAATRPGSEDAPRR
- a CDS encoding oxygenase MpaB family protein — translated: MRNVLREWQSELKQTFTGTRDAVPEWVPRLAEGDDAGYHLPGSAVWAVHGDMPTIVAGIRALLMQSLHPGALAGVHDHSRFREDPLGRLAGTIRWIFTVSYGSTEAARAASGWVLRLHERVRGEFVDGHGVRREYAANDPELVRWVHIAFTDAFLSAHKLWGRPIPGGPDAYVREWAQAGRLMGVDSPPLSEAEMRQQLDRWYCDGELRYDERVAETVAFIRDPPLHPALRPGYRVLFAAAVASLEPRYRELLGLRTARLGPVRLPVRLATRVTLGIVHLALGRTGPSEQAARTRLRRLGYAA